In Agromyces sp. G08B096, a genomic segment contains:
- a CDS encoding ABC transporter substrate-binding protein, producing the protein MRLTRHRRWLVPAAAAAAVGLALTGCTGDIADQEAGDVDCGPYEDYGTFDGAEVTIGGTILDLEADRLVESWSDFENCTGITIDYQGSSEFEAQIAVLAEGGNAPDIGIVPQPGLLARLAQGGWLIPASEAVEANVDEFWSEDWKQYGTYDGTFYAAPLMASIKGYVWYSPAEFEEKGYEIPKTLDELKELSETIAAEGEHKPWCVGLESGDATGWPGTDWIEDYVLRLSGPEVYDQWVTHEIPFNDPQIVAAFDAVGEYLKSDDMVNGGIGDVSTLVTEAFQTAGLPIIDGECSLHHQASFYETFWNPEGGDDVKVASDGDVFGFLLPPANADDPQAVTGGGEFPVAFRDAEEVEAVRAYLSSDTWANNRVSLGGVISANTGVDPENASSELLVQSIEILQDPETTFRFDGSDLMPGAVGADSFWKGIVSWVSGSSTQEVVDTIEASWPTS; encoded by the coding sequence ATGAGACTCACACGGCATCGCCGGTGGTTGGTCCCCGCCGCGGCGGCCGCCGCCGTCGGCCTGGCACTCACCGGCTGCACCGGCGACATCGCTGACCAGGAGGCCGGCGACGTCGACTGCGGCCCCTACGAGGACTACGGCACGTTCGACGGCGCCGAGGTCACGATCGGCGGCACCATCCTCGACCTCGAGGCCGACCGCCTCGTCGAGTCGTGGTCCGACTTCGAGAACTGCACCGGCATCACCATCGACTACCAGGGCTCAAGCGAGTTCGAGGCGCAGATCGCGGTGCTCGCCGAGGGCGGCAACGCGCCCGACATCGGCATCGTCCCGCAGCCGGGCCTCCTGGCCCGTCTCGCCCAGGGCGGCTGGCTCATCCCGGCGTCCGAGGCGGTCGAGGCCAACGTCGACGAGTTCTGGTCGGAGGACTGGAAGCAGTACGGCACCTACGACGGCACCTTCTACGCCGCCCCGCTCATGGCGAGCATCAAGGGCTACGTCTGGTACTCCCCGGCCGAGTTCGAGGAGAAGGGCTACGAGATCCCGAAGACGCTCGACGAGCTGAAGGAGCTCAGCGAGACCATCGCGGCCGAGGGCGAGCACAAGCCCTGGTGCGTCGGCCTCGAGTCCGGCGACGCGACCGGCTGGCCGGGCACCGACTGGATCGAGGACTACGTGCTCCGCCTCTCGGGCCCCGAGGTCTACGACCAGTGGGTCACGCACGAGATCCCGTTCAACGACCCGCAGATCGTCGCGGCGTTCGACGCGGTCGGCGAGTACCTGAAGAGCGACGACATGGTCAACGGCGGTATCGGCGACGTGTCGACCCTCGTGACCGAGGCGTTCCAGACCGCGGGTCTGCCGATCATCGACGGCGAGTGCTCGCTGCACCACCAGGCGTCGTTCTACGAGACCTTCTGGAACCCCGAGGGCGGCGACGACGTGAAGGTCGCCTCCGACGGCGACGTGTTCGGCTTCCTGCTCCCGCCGGCCAACGCCGACGACCCGCAGGCCGTCACGGGTGGTGGCGAGTTCCCGGTCGCGTTCCGCGACGCCGAAGAGGTCGAGGCGGTCCGCGCCTACCTGTCGAGCGACACCTGGGCGAACAACCGCGTCAGCCTCGGCGGCGTGATCAGCGCCAACACGGGCGTCGACCCCGAGAACGCGTCGAGCGAGCTGCTCGTGCAGTCCATCGAGATCCTGCAGGACCCCGAGACCACGTTCCGGTTCGACGGCTCCGACCTGATGCCGGGCGCCGTCGGCGCCGACTCCTTCTGGAAGGGCATCGTGTCGTGGGTGAGCGGCTCCAGCACGCAGGAGGTCGTGGACACCATCGAGGCCAGCTGGCCCACCAGCTAG
- a CDS encoding LacI family DNA-binding transcriptional regulator, with protein sequence MAAIGDVARLAGVSKATASRALSGRGHVAPDTRERVERAAAEIGYIASPDAASLVTGRTKNVGVVIPFVNRWFFGEVLEGVERALLAAGYDLTLYNLSPGGPERARVFDFFLARKRVDAVLAVGVDLSSHEVDALDRRDKPLVLLGGSGAGAARLAVDDRAIGQLATEHLLHLGHTRISHLAGHGAATSPESVPGLRRRGFLEAMSAAGLTPGGRAHIVETDMSLPGGYTAGLQLLGHPGRRPTAVFAASDELAFGLMRAAERLGIAIPGELSVIGVDGHEYAELFGLTSIEQEPGEQGRLAVEVVLRLLGEGVAADPLPDSGAPLPTRLVVRSSTTSAPR encoded by the coding sequence ATGGCCGCGATCGGCGATGTCGCGCGTCTCGCCGGCGTCTCCAAGGCGACCGCGTCGCGGGCGCTGTCGGGCCGCGGCCACGTCGCGCCCGACACCAGGGAGCGCGTCGAGCGGGCGGCCGCCGAGATCGGCTACATCGCCTCGCCCGATGCGGCGAGCCTCGTCACCGGCCGGACGAAGAACGTCGGCGTGGTCATCCCGTTCGTGAACCGCTGGTTCTTCGGCGAGGTGCTCGAGGGCGTCGAGCGGGCACTGCTCGCCGCGGGGTACGACCTCACCCTGTACAACCTCTCGCCCGGCGGTCCCGAGCGCGCGCGGGTGTTCGACTTCTTCCTCGCCCGGAAACGGGTCGACGCCGTGCTCGCGGTCGGCGTCGACCTGTCGTCGCACGAGGTGGACGCCCTCGACCGCCGCGACAAGCCGCTCGTGCTCCTCGGCGGCAGCGGTGCGGGCGCCGCCCGGCTCGCGGTCGACGACCGGGCCATCGGCCAGCTCGCCACCGAGCACCTGCTGCACCTCGGGCACACCCGCATCTCCCACCTCGCCGGTCACGGCGCGGCGACCTCGCCGGAGAGCGTGCCGGGCCTTCGCCGCCGCGGGTTCCTCGAGGCGATGTCGGCCGCCGGCCTCACCCCGGGCGGCCGCGCCCACATCGTCGAGACCGACATGTCGCTGCCGGGCGGCTACACGGCCGGGCTCCAGCTGCTCGGCCACCCCGGGCGGCGGCCGACGGCCGTGTTCGCCGCCTCCGACGAACTGGCGTTCGGGCTCATGCGCGCCGCCGAGCGGCTCGGGATCGCGATCCCGGGCGAGCTGTCGGTGATCGGCGTCGACGGACACGAGTACGCCGAGCTGTTCGGCCTGACGAGCATCGAGCAGGAGCCCGGCGAGCAGGGCCGGCTCGCGGTCGAGGTGGTGCTGCGCCTGCTCGGCGAGGGCGTCGCGGCGGATCCGCTGCCCGACTCGGGCGCGCCGCTGCCGACGCGGCTGGTTGTGCGGTCGAGCACGACGAGCGCGCCGCGCTGA
- a CDS encoding MFS transporter, which translates to MSHGTSHGASASILKQPKAVWAVAFASVISFMGIGLVDPILPAIAESLDATPTEAEMLFTAYLAVTGLAMFITSFVSSRIGPKKTLLIGLGLIIVFAAAAGLSNDVEAIIGFRAGWGLGNAFFISTALATIVGAASGGTGAAIVLYEAALGLGIAIGPLVGAALGNVSWRGPFFGTAALMAFAFIAIVVLLQKDDSADREPTRLSASIRALGNPTLLVLALAALFYNIGFFVLLAYSPFVLMFDVWGLGLTFFGWGVGLAVTSVFVAPWLTARVRRSRVLWVALPLLAVDLALCAVFIENVTALVVLIVVGGLVLGVLNTVLTECVMGATDLPRVVASGAYSGVRFIGGAIAPPAATELAKLLSPEAPYWAGAASVAIAAIIVVASGKALARADADAEELDESGEAEAILVGDAA; encoded by the coding sequence GTGAGCCACGGCACATCGCACGGCGCATCCGCCTCGATCCTGAAGCAGCCGAAGGCCGTCTGGGCCGTCGCCTTCGCGAGCGTGATCTCGTTCATGGGCATCGGCCTCGTCGATCCGATCCTGCCCGCCATCGCCGAGAGCCTCGACGCGACGCCGACCGAGGCCGAGATGCTGTTCACCGCCTACCTGGCGGTCACCGGCCTCGCGATGTTCATCACGAGCTTCGTCTCGAGCCGCATCGGCCCGAAGAAGACCCTGCTCATCGGTCTCGGCCTGATCATCGTGTTCGCCGCGGCCGCCGGGCTCTCCAACGACGTCGAGGCGATCATCGGGTTCCGCGCCGGATGGGGCCTCGGCAACGCGTTCTTCATCTCGACCGCGCTGGCGACGATCGTGGGCGCCGCCTCCGGCGGAACCGGCGCGGCCATCGTGCTCTACGAGGCGGCGCTCGGGCTCGGCATCGCGATCGGCCCGCTCGTGGGCGCCGCGCTCGGCAACGTGAGCTGGCGCGGCCCCTTCTTCGGCACGGCCGCGCTCATGGCGTTCGCCTTCATCGCCATCGTCGTGCTGCTGCAGAAGGACGACTCCGCCGATCGTGAGCCGACGAGGCTCAGCGCCTCCATCCGCGCGCTCGGCAACCCGACGCTGCTCGTGCTGGCCCTTGCGGCCCTGTTCTACAACATCGGCTTCTTCGTGCTCCTCGCCTACTCGCCGTTCGTGCTCATGTTCGACGTGTGGGGGCTCGGTCTGACGTTCTTCGGCTGGGGCGTCGGGCTCGCCGTCACCTCCGTCTTCGTGGCTCCGTGGCTCACCGCGCGGGTCCGGCGCTCGCGCGTGCTGTGGGTCGCGCTGCCGCTGCTCGCGGTGGACCTGGCGCTCTGCGCCGTGTTCATCGAGAACGTCACGGCGCTCGTCGTGCTCATCGTCGTCGGCGGGCTCGTGCTCGGCGTGCTGAACACCGTGCTCACCGAGTGCGTCATGGGCGCGACCGACCTGCCGCGAGTCGTCGCATCCGGCGCATACTCGGGTGTCCGCTTCATCGGCGGCGCGATCGCGCCGCCCGCGGCCACGGAGCTCGCGAAGCTGCTCTCGCCCGAGGCGCCGTACTGGGCGGGCGCCGCCTCCGTGGCGATCGCCGCGATCATCGTGGTGGCGAGCGGGAAGGCGCTCGCTCGGGCCGACGCCGACGCGGAGGAGCTCGACGAGTCCGGGGAGGCGGAGGCGATCCTGGTCGGCGACGCCGCCTAG
- a CDS encoding MarR family transcriptional regulator, whose product MPGPDASAQHAELAELIGGLVSVNHRLTRLAAAATGNAESPAVWRTISVLRDLGPMRLGELARVSRVAQPTMTKLVQTLDERGWIRRVADAGDARAWLISADPRGIAALDAWRVELSAAMTPYFAHLDDAERDTLASAVDLIRTRLERADRAAQKGDVA is encoded by the coding sequence ATGCCCGGACCCGACGCCTCCGCCCAGCACGCCGAGCTCGCCGAACTCATCGGCGGACTCGTCTCCGTCAACCATCGCCTCACCCGCCTCGCGGCCGCCGCGACGGGCAACGCCGAGTCGCCGGCGGTCTGGCGCACCATCAGTGTCCTCCGCGACCTCGGGCCCATGCGGCTCGGCGAGCTCGCCCGGGTGAGCCGGGTCGCCCAGCCCACGATGACCAAACTCGTCCAGACGCTCGACGAGCGAGGCTGGATCCGCCGCGTCGCCGACGCCGGCGACGCCCGCGCCTGGCTCATCTCGGCCGACCCACGCGGCATCGCCGCCCTCGACGCCTGGCGCGTCGAGCTCTCGGCCGCCATGACGCCGTACTTCGCCCACCTCGACGACGCCGAGCGCGACACCCTCGCGAGCGCCGTCGACCTCATCCGCACCCGACTCGAACGCGCGGATCGTGCCGCGCAGAAGGGAGACGTCGCGTGA
- a CDS encoding sugar ABC transporter permease, with protein sequence MSALGELRSLKGQGAAKQRKQNRAAFLFLLPWFVGLGLVTIGPMVASLALSFTRYNLLSPPRFNGFANFARMLEDERLHQALLVTFQYVFISVPLQLALALLLAVALDRGLRGLAFYRSAFYLPSLLGASVAIAILWRQIFGVDGLINVVLGWFGIVGQGWISNPETALGTLMVLNVWTFGSPMVIFLAGLRQIPAMYYEAASVDGANRRQQFWRITMPMLTPIIFFNLILQIIGSFQSFTQAFIVSGGTGGPVDSTLFYTLYLYQRGFANLDMGYASAMAWLLLVIIAAFTAVNFWASKYWVFYDDQD encoded by the coding sequence GTGAGCGCGCTCGGGGAGCTCAGGAGCCTGAAGGGCCAGGGCGCCGCGAAACAGCGGAAGCAGAACCGCGCCGCCTTCCTGTTCCTCCTGCCGTGGTTCGTGGGCCTCGGCCTGGTCACGATCGGCCCGATGGTCGCCTCGCTCGCGCTGTCGTTCACGCGGTACAACCTGCTCAGCCCGCCCAGGTTCAACGGCTTCGCCAACTTCGCGCGGATGCTCGAGGACGAACGGCTGCACCAGGCGCTGCTGGTCACCTTCCAGTACGTGTTCATCTCCGTCCCGCTCCAGCTGGCGCTCGCCCTCCTCCTCGCCGTCGCGCTCGACCGGGGCCTGCGCGGCCTCGCGTTCTACCGCTCGGCGTTCTACCTGCCGTCGCTGCTCGGCGCGAGCGTCGCGATCGCCATCCTCTGGCGGCAGATCTTCGGCGTTGACGGGCTCATCAACGTCGTCCTCGGCTGGTTCGGCATCGTAGGCCAGGGCTGGATCTCGAACCCCGAGACCGCGCTCGGCACGCTGATGGTGCTGAACGTCTGGACCTTCGGCTCCCCCATGGTGATCTTCCTCGCCGGGCTTCGGCAGATCCCCGCGATGTACTACGAGGCGGCCTCGGTCGACGGCGCCAACCGGCGGCAGCAGTTCTGGCGCATCACCATGCCGATGCTGACGCCGATCATCTTCTTCAACCTCATCCTGCAGATCATCGGCTCGTTCCAGTCGTTCACCCAGGCGTTCATCGTCTCGGGCGGCACCGGCGGGCCCGTCGACTCCACGCTCTTCTACACGCTGTACCTCTACCAGCGCGGCTTCGCGAACCTCGACATGGGCTACGCCTCGGCGATGGCCTGGCTGCTGCTCGTGATCATCGCCGCATTCACGGCCGTCAACTTCTGGGCCTCGAAGTATTGGGTGTTCTACGATGACCAAGACTGA
- a CDS encoding carbohydrate ABC transporter permease → MLYPVIWMVVSSLRPNELIFREAGIIFDSFEISNYVDGWNALSYPFNVYLVNSGLVVLGSIIGNLVSCSLAAYAFARLEFTGKRFWFAIMLLTIMLPIHVIIVPQYVMFSQLGWVNTFLPLIVPKLLATDAFFIFLMVQFIRGIPRELDEAARIDGAGHPRIFLQIILPLMVPALATTTIFTFIWTWNDFFSQLIYLTKPSLYTVPLALNAFQDAQSATDFGEMFAMSVVSLIPIFLIFLFGQRFLIKGIATTGIK, encoded by the coding sequence ATGCTCTACCCGGTGATCTGGATGGTCGTGAGCTCGCTCCGGCCCAACGAGCTGATCTTCCGCGAGGCCGGCATCATCTTCGACAGCTTCGAGATCTCGAACTACGTCGACGGCTGGAACGCCCTCAGCTACCCGTTCAACGTCTACCTGGTGAACTCCGGACTCGTCGTCCTCGGCTCGATCATCGGCAATCTCGTCTCGTGCTCACTCGCGGCCTACGCGTTCGCGCGGCTCGAGTTCACCGGCAAGCGGTTCTGGTTCGCGATCATGCTGCTGACGATCATGCTGCCGATCCACGTCATCATCGTCCCGCAGTACGTCATGTTCTCCCAGTTGGGCTGGGTCAACACGTTCCTGCCGCTCATCGTGCCGAAGCTGCTCGCCACCGATGCGTTCTTCATCTTCCTGATGGTGCAGTTCATCCGCGGCATCCCGCGCGAGCTCGACGAGGCGGCGCGCATCGACGGGGCGGGGCATCCGCGGATCTTCCTGCAGATCATCCTGCCGCTCATGGTGCCCGCGCTCGCGACCACGACGATCTTCACGTTCATCTGGACCTGGAACGACTTCTTCAGCCAGCTCATCTACCTGACCAAGCCGAGCCTCTACACCGTGCCGCTCGCGCTGAACGCGTTCCAGGACGCGCAGAGCGCGACCGACTTCGGCGAGATGTTCGCCATGAGCGTCGTCTCGCTCATCCCGATCTTCCTGATCTTCCTCTTCGGCCAGCGGTTCCTCATCAAGGGCATCGCCACGACGGGGATCAAGTGA
- a CDS encoding sugar ABC transporter substrate-binding protein — translation MRGITRRRAGVVAAIGAATLVLTACAGNDAGGEEPELVLSDEPVTLSFTWWGNDTRHAITEELIAAFEEEHPNITIEPQYTDWAGYWDKLSTSVAAGDIPDLIQMDEKQLSTYAANGVLMDLGELGGSLPTDDFPEAVLGTGALDGTQYGIPVGINSYTIIANEDLLTQYGVELPDDETWTWDDFIATAEEVAAASGGAVVGTQSWGFEDGGLNNWLRQHGESLFSADEAEVAASEDALASWWQLLLDATEAGATPDPAATIERESGGLAESFTATNQSAFGPWWSNQVQALRDASGQDLVALRVPATDDAEDGWAYYKPSMFWSASAKTEHAAEVAAFLDFLANSEEAADLLLAERGVPANEKIREYITPKLDEVNQTVVAFLDDLAPEVGDAPPATPPGGGAIEAIIDQHTQKVLFGELTPEQAATSFIEELQRALDDAAI, via the coding sequence ATGCGAGGCATCACACGACGCCGTGCCGGGGTCGTCGCCGCCATCGGCGCCGCGACGCTCGTCCTCACGGCGTGCGCCGGCAACGACGCCGGCGGCGAGGAGCCCGAGCTCGTGCTCTCCGACGAACCCGTCACCCTCTCGTTCACCTGGTGGGGCAACGACACCCGCCACGCGATCACCGAAGAGCTCATCGCGGCCTTCGAGGAGGAGCATCCGAACATCACCATCGAGCCGCAGTACACCGACTGGGCCGGATACTGGGACAAGCTGTCGACCTCGGTCGCCGCCGGAGACATCCCCGACCTCATCCAGATGGACGAGAAGCAGCTCTCGACCTACGCGGCCAACGGCGTACTCATGGACCTCGGCGAGCTCGGCGGGTCGCTGCCGACCGACGACTTCCCCGAGGCCGTGCTCGGCACCGGTGCGCTCGACGGCACCCAGTACGGCATCCCCGTCGGCATCAACTCGTACACGATCATCGCCAACGAGGACCTGCTCACGCAGTACGGCGTCGAGCTTCCCGACGACGAGACGTGGACGTGGGACGACTTCATCGCCACCGCGGAGGAGGTGGCCGCCGCCTCCGGCGGCGCGGTCGTCGGCACCCAGTCGTGGGGCTTCGAGGACGGCGGGCTGAACAACTGGCTCCGCCAGCACGGCGAGTCGCTCTTCTCGGCCGACGAGGCCGAGGTCGCCGCGAGCGAGGACGCGCTCGCGAGCTGGTGGCAGCTCCTGCTCGACGCGACCGAGGCGGGCGCGACGCCCGACCCGGCGGCCACCATCGAACGCGAGTCCGGCGGACTGGCCGAGTCGTTCACCGCGACGAACCAGTCGGCGTTCGGGCCGTGGTGGTCCAACCAGGTGCAGGCGCTCCGCGACGCCAGCGGGCAGGACCTCGTCGCCCTGCGCGTGCCCGCCACCGACGACGCCGAGGACGGCTGGGCGTACTACAAGCCGTCGATGTTCTGGTCGGCGTCGGCCAAGACCGAGCACGCGGCGGAGGTCGCGGCGTTCCTCGACTTCCTCGCCAACAGCGAGGAGGCCGCCGACCTGCTGCTCGCCGAGCGCGGCGTGCCGGCCAACGAGAAGATCCGCGAGTACATCACGCCGAAGCTCGACGAGGTCAACCAGACCGTCGTCGCCTTCCTCGACGACCTCGCACCCGAGGTGGGCGACGCCCCGCCCGCGACCCCGCCCGGCGGCGGCGCGATCGAGGCGATCATCGACCAGCACACCCAGAAGGTGCTGTTCGGCGAGCTCACCCCGGAGCAGGCGGCCACGAGCTTCATCGAGGAGCTCCAGCGCGCACTCGACGACGCCGCCATCTGA
- a CDS encoding DUF6807 family protein — MPNPPQRQVTIAQVAEYAGVSQASVSRVLNRNQKVDPAISAKVLDAIDKLNYSPSQMARNLVRGRSNTVALVVPDLENPMFQGVLKGLSREAARDGYRVLVADTAERVADEEEIAVEARSRCDALVLVSPRMPAERLEALLSRSGPIVVVNRPVASDPAAELSVDYEHAARTLGEHLISLGHTRLAYLAGPPQSYADGLRRRGLAELVARHPDVEVQDIAGGSQVEDGYRAAEDVLSSGATAVVGFNDLIALGLLARLRELGVDVPGELSVTGIDDVPLARFAAPPLTTMSVPRLELGAQSWRRLRDAMAGEPATHPLSYRAILEVRGSTGPAPEASGWLSPGRPVLRLGDRIVARYEEGTAIDAVLSPRPFLHPVETLGGVRVTDVHPTDHLHHFGIGVALPDVNGTSYWGGRTYVQGVGSVMLENQGRQRRDDLVADGDTLTERLTWIDEREVAQLSEVRTIRGRAVRLGERDAWSLGWRSVLTANFGALELGSPATNGREGAGYGGLFWRFPRWEATVTTADGSGEQAAHGSRSPWLAVTDASRRVTVLLLQPAGAEPLPWFARVAEYLGIGPAVAWDEVVHVDEGGTLELGIDALLVDRAITDPVELADLAAAHASAWRAGPTPRPAPKA, encoded by the coding sequence GTGCCGAACCCGCCGCAGCGGCAGGTCACCATCGCCCAGGTGGCCGAGTACGCGGGCGTCTCGCAGGCGTCGGTGTCGCGAGTGCTCAACCGGAACCAGAAGGTCGACCCGGCGATCTCGGCCAAGGTGCTCGACGCGATCGACAAGCTCAACTACTCGCCGAGCCAGATGGCGCGCAACCTCGTCCGCGGGCGGAGCAACACGGTCGCGCTCGTGGTGCCCGACCTCGAGAACCCGATGTTCCAGGGGGTGCTGAAGGGCCTCAGCCGCGAGGCGGCGCGCGACGGCTACCGCGTGCTCGTGGCCGACACGGCCGAGCGCGTCGCCGACGAGGAGGAGATCGCGGTCGAGGCGCGATCGCGCTGCGACGCCCTCGTGCTCGTCTCGCCCCGGATGCCGGCCGAGCGCCTCGAAGCCCTCCTCTCCCGGTCCGGCCCCATCGTCGTGGTGAACCGCCCGGTCGCGAGCGACCCCGCCGCCGAACTCTCGGTCGACTACGAGCATGCGGCCCGCACGCTCGGCGAGCACCTCATCTCGCTCGGCCACACCCGCCTCGCGTACCTCGCCGGCCCCCCGCAGTCCTACGCCGACGGGCTGCGCCGGCGCGGCCTCGCCGAGCTCGTCGCGCGCCACCCCGACGTCGAGGTGCAGGACATCGCGGGCGGGTCGCAGGTGGAGGACGGCTACCGCGCCGCCGAGGACGTCCTCTCCTCCGGCGCCACCGCGGTCGTCGGCTTCAACGACCTCATCGCCCTCGGCCTGCTCGCCCGCCTCCGCGAGCTCGGCGTCGACGTGCCCGGCGAGCTATCGGTGACGGGTATCGACGACGTGCCGCTCGCCCGCTTCGCCGCTCCCCCGCTCACGACCATGTCGGTGCCGCGCCTCGAGCTCGGCGCCCAGTCGTGGCGACGGCTCCGCGACGCCATGGCCGGCGAGCCGGCGACGCATCCGCTCTCCTACCGCGCCATCCTCGAGGTGCGCGGCAGCACCGGCCCGGCGCCCGAGGCCTCCGGGTGGCTCTCGCCCGGCCGCCCCGTGCTGCGACTCGGCGACCGCATCGTCGCCCGGTACGAGGAGGGGACAGCGATCGACGCGGTCCTGTCTCCGCGCCCGTTCCTGCACCCGGTCGAGACGCTCGGCGGCGTCCGCGTCACCGACGTGCACCCCACCGACCACCTCCACCACTTCGGCATCGGCGTCGCCCTGCCCGACGTGAACGGCACGTCGTACTGGGGCGGACGCACCTACGTCCAGGGTGTCGGCTCGGTCATGCTCGAGAACCAGGGCAGGCAGCGCCGCGACGACCTCGTCGCCGACGGCGACACCCTCACCGAGCGGCTCACCTGGATCGACGAACGCGAGGTCGCCCAGCTCAGCGAGGTGCGCACCATCCGCGGCCGCGCCGTGCGCCTCGGCGAGCGCGACGCGTGGTCGCTCGGCTGGCGGAGCGTGCTGACGGCGAACTTCGGGGCGCTGGAGCTCGGCTCGCCCGCGACGAACGGACGGGAGGGCGCCGGCTACGGCGGCCTGTTCTGGCGCTTCCCCAGATGGGAAGCGACGGTCACCACGGCCGACGGCAGCGGCGAGCAGGCCGCCCACGGGTCGCGCTCGCCCTGGCTCGCGGTCACGGATGCCTCGCGCCGGGTCACCGTGCTCCTGCTGCAGCCGGCCGGGGCCGAGCCGCTGCCGTGGTTCGCCCGCGTCGCCGAGTACCTCGGCATCGGGCCGGCGGTCGCGTGGGACGAGGTCGTGCACGTCGACGAGGGCGGCACGCTCGAGCTCGGCATCGACGCGCTCCTCGTCGACCGGGCGATCACCGACCCGGTCGAGCTCGCCGACCTGGCCGCCGCCCACGCCTCGGCCTGGCGGGCCGGGCCGACGCCGCGACCTGCGCCGAAGGCATGA
- a CDS encoding Gfo/Idh/MocA family oxidoreductase, with amino-acid sequence MTRDLPRIGVAGIHGHGATHVRAALELARAGRAELVALADPRPVAADAVPGARLFDDASRMIEDGGLDIVVLSTPMHTHLPLALAALEAGAHVLLEKPPTPTLADFHGLLAAAEAAGRAVQVGFQSLGSSAIPAVRRLIDEGAVGEVRRFGALGTWLRSEAYWTRAAWAGRRELDGRPVVDGAVTNPLAHAVATALAVAGAHGEDDVADVRLDLHRANRIEADDTSSFVAALADRPPLAAALSLTAPRRSEPCVIVDGTDGRIMLWYTLDLVQVQHAGSALPNTTAHERTGLLDNLVDHVSSGADLLVPLSSTGAFMRILEAVRTAPDPTPLDPAYVERRIDDEGAHLVVDDIEAWSERVVLEGATFSELGAPWARVSER; translated from the coding sequence ATGACGCGCGACCTGCCCCGCATCGGCGTCGCGGGCATCCACGGACACGGTGCGACGCACGTGCGCGCCGCGCTCGAGCTCGCCCGGGCCGGACGCGCCGAGCTCGTCGCGCTCGCCGACCCCCGGCCCGTGGCCGCCGACGCGGTGCCCGGTGCCCGGCTGTTCGACGACGCCTCGCGGATGATCGAGGACGGCGGGCTCGACATCGTCGTGCTCTCCACGCCGATGCACACCCATCTCCCCCTCGCGCTGGCCGCCCTCGAGGCCGGCGCGCACGTCCTGCTCGAGAAGCCGCCGACGCCGACGCTCGCGGACTTCCACGGGCTGCTCGCCGCAGCCGAGGCCGCCGGACGTGCGGTGCAGGTGGGCTTCCAGAGCCTCGGCTCGTCCGCGATCCCCGCCGTGCGGAGACTCATCGACGAGGGCGCCGTGGGCGAGGTCCGCCGGTTCGGTGCGCTGGGCACGTGGCTGCGCAGCGAGGCGTACTGGACGAGGGCGGCCTGGGCCGGTCGACGGGAGCTCGACGGCCGGCCCGTCGTCGACGGTGCGGTGACCAATCCCCTCGCGCACGCGGTCGCGACGGCACTCGCGGTCGCCGGAGCCCACGGCGAGGACGACGTCGCGGACGTCCGGCTCGACCTGCACCGCGCGAACCGGATCGAGGCGGATGACACGTCCTCGTTCGTGGCCGCACTCGCCGACCGGCCTCCGCTCGCCGCAGCGCTCAGCCTGACCGCGCCCCGCCGCAGCGAACCCTGCGTCATCGTCGACGGCACCGACGGCCGGATCATGCTCTGGTACACGCTCGACCTCGTGCAGGTGCAGCACGCGGGATCCGCGCTGCCGAACACCACCGCGCACGAACGGACCGGCCTGCTCGACAACCTCGTGGACCACGTCTCGTCGGGAGCCGACCTCCTGGTCCCGCTGTCGTCGACGGGGGCGTTCATGCGCATCCTCGAGGCGGTGCGCACCGCCCCCGACCCCACGCCGCTCGACCCCGCGTACGTCGAACGCCGCATCGACGACGAGGGCGCTCACCTCGTCGTCGACGACATCGAGGCCTGGAGCGAGCGGGTCGTGCTCGAGGGCGCGACGTTCTCCGAGCTCGGCGCGCCGTGGGCGCGCGTCAGCGAGCGCTGA